The following is a genomic window from Oncorhynchus keta strain PuntledgeMale-10-30-2019 unplaced genomic scaffold, Oket_V2 Un_contig_27088_pilon_pilon, whole genome shotgun sequence.
tgagaaggattacttatcctatcctaggtattccttaaagaggtggggtttcaggtgtctccggaaggtggtgattgactccgctgtcctggcgtcgtgagggagtttgttccaccattgggggccagagcagcgaacagttttgactgggctgagcggaactgtacttcctcagtggtagggaggcgagcaggccagaggtggatgaacgcagtgcccttgtttgggtgtagggcctgatcagagcctgaggtactgaggtgccgttcccctcacagctccgtaggcaagcaccatggtcttgtagcggatgcgagcttcaactggaagccagtggagagagcggaggagcggggtgacgtgagagaacttgggaaggttgaacaccagacgggctgcggcgttctggatgagttgtagggtttaatggcacaggcagggagcccagcctcTATGTGAAGATGTGttacactgcatgaggcaaatggtggtcacaccagatactgactggttttctgatcctcgcccctacctttttttaaaggtatctgtgagcaacagatgcatatctgtattcctagtcatgtgaaattcatagattatgGACTgatgaattgatttcaattgactgatttccaatatatgaactgtaactcagtaaactctattaaattgttgcatgttgtgtttatatatttgttcattaTACATGTGCGGTATACAGAAATGTGTCCATTGTTTTTTAGCAGACCCTGAGCACTTCCATGTACATTTTGTTCCTGACGAAACAGTCCCCTCCAGTGATTTAATGAAGAATTGCAGGCAGCTGATTCATTACGAAACGCCCATTTTACGTCATCAGTATGAGACAGAATGAGGTGAAAGGTATCCCAACCTTAGTCTACTGTTAGGGCTATTCGGTATACTTGGCGCGTCCataccctaactcctaaccctgaccttaactccTAACCGTATCCTAACCGAagccataacccttacctaaccttaacccttaccgtaaccgtTTAAAATGTCTACTTCAACGGGTGACGTCAGTGTCGGAACGTCCCATGGATCCCAGATAGCTTCGACCATATTTCAACCTGCTTGTAACCCATTTTCGGAAGCAGCAGAAGTCTGGTTGAGGTGAAAATTTGACAGGACAATGAATATCAACAGACTTATAGCTTTATCCAAATCTGTTCAATTTGGAAAGATTTTAACATCTAACGCAAGACATGCGACGAAAGAAGTCACCTTACCTCACCGGACCATTAGAACTCATGCTAGGAATCTGGCCTACGCCAAGGACCTGTTCCTTGGCAAAGTAAACAAAGTAAGcgactagctagctagtttatgtATTATGCTTTTTAAATTCTAGATAAGGAATACAATGTTGATTTAGCCGTACTGTCTAAGAAATATGTGATAGCTTGCTCAGTTATTGTAAGTTAGAGCCACCCATAGCCATCTTTCCATTGTTGTCAGCTGTCACCTCTCGCCAGAGGCAAGCCATTTTTTGCCTTGAAAGACAATGAGAAAATCCTAAAAGCCAGTAGCTAGCTTGTCACAATAGCCCAGAAGGATAAATCAACCAAATATCTGATtcgtattcaaatcaaatcaaatgttatttgtcacatacacatggttagcagatgttaatgcgagtgtagcgaaatgcttgtgcttctagttacgacaatgcagtaataaccaacaagtaatctaactaacaattccaaaactactgtcttatacacagtgtaaggggataaggaatatgtacataaggatatatgaatgagtgatggtacagagcagcatacagtagatggtatcgagtacagtataatacatatgagatgagtatgtagacaaagtaaacaaagtggcatagttaaagtggctagtgatacatgtattacataaggatgcagtcgatgatgtagagtacagtatatacatatgcatatgagatgaataatgtagggtaagtaacattgtataaggtagcattgtttaaagtggctagtgatatatttacatcatttcccattattaaaatggctggatcagggtcagtgtcaatgacagtgtgttggcaacagccactcaatgttagtggtggctgtttaacagtctgatggccttgagatagaagctgtttttcagtctctcggtcccagctttgatacacctgtactgacctcgccttctggatgatagcggggtgaacaggcagtggttcgggtggttgatgtccttgatgatctttatggccttcctgtaacatcgggtggtgtaggtgtcctggagggcaggtagtttgcccccggtgatgcgttgtgcagacctcactaccctctggagagccttacagttgaggcggagcagttgccgtaccaggcggtgatacagcccgccaggatgctctcgattgtgcatctgtagaagtttgtgagtgcttttggtgacaagccgaatttcttcagcctcctgaggttgaataggcgctgctgcgccttcttcacgacgctgtcagtgtgagtggaccaattcagtgttccctctgctgtttcctgaagttcctgtgtgtgtctcctcCAGGCAGAGTGCTTCCCCTATCCAGAGATTGGAAATGAAGAGCTGGAGGAGATCAACTCGTTTGTTGCTCCGGTAGAGAAATTCTTCACtgaagagggtgagactgagagAAGAGACTGCTGTCCTTATACAAGACTCAGATTCAAAGTGTGGTTCTATTCTAATAGACCTTCAGACTGTGTTCCAGTGTTGTATTCTGAGACCTGTCCTTGTATTTCAGTGGACTCCAAGCGTATCGACCATGAAGCTAAGATTCCTCCAGAGACTCTGAACGGACTGAAGGAGCTGGGACTGTTCGGTATCCAGGTGCCTGAGGAGTATGGTGAGGAGTTTAATATCAGAGGAGAACAAACATTAGGCCTATCGCTGGTAAGGTCTTCATACTGTATCAGAGACCATCTTGTGGACACGCATTGAAACGCATCCTGTCTCCTCCTAGGTGGCCTGGGTCTGTCCAACACCATGTATGCCCGACTAGGAGAGATCATCTCTCTGGATGGATCCATAGCAGTTACACTGGCTGCCCACCAAGCCATCGGACTCAAGGTAAAGAGTCTTGCTCTGATAGACTCAAGGCTTTCTTTTTATCTGTGTTGGATAATGTTACTGCTGTTTGTGAACCTGTGATGTCTTGCTGTATGTTAGGGGATCCTGATAGCCGGTAGTGAGGAGCAGAAGGCTAAATATCTCCCCAAGCTGGCTTCAGGAGAACATGTAGCAGCCTTCTGTCTCACTGAGCCTGGCAGGTACGTACCATCCGTTTCACTGAGCATGGTAGGTTCAGTACAAACCTACTGCAGCACAGCCTTCTGTCCCACTGAGCATGGTAGGTTCAGTACAAACCTACTGTAGCACAGCCTTCTGTCCCACTGAGCATGGTAGGTACAGTACGAACCTACTGTAGCACAGCCTTCTGTCCCACTGAGCATGGTAGATACAGTACGAACCTACTGTAGCACAGCCTTCTGTCCCACTGAGCATGGTAGATACAGTACGAACCTACTGCAGCACAGCCTTCTGTCCCACTGAGCATGGTAGGTTCAGTACAAACCTACTGCAGCACAGCCTTCTTCCCACTGAGCATGGTAGGTTCAGTACGAACCTACTGTAGCACAGCCTTCTTTCCCACTGAGCATGGTAGATACAGTACGAACCTACTGTAGCACAGCCTTCTGTCCCACTGAGCATGGTAGGTTCAGTGCGAACCTACTGTAGCACAGCCTTCTTTCCCACTGAGCATGGTAGATACAGTACGAACCTACTGTAGCACAGCCTTCTGTCCCACTGAGCCTGGCAGGTACAGTACGAACCTACTGCAGCACAGCCTTCTGTCCCACTGAGCATGGTAGATACAGTACGAACCTACTGTAGCACAGCCTTCTGTCCCACTGAGCATGGTAGATACAGTACGAACCTACTGCAGCACAGCCTTCTGTCCCACTGAGCATGGTAGGTACAGTACGAACCTACTGCAGCACAGCCTTCTTTCCCACTGAGCATGGTAGGTACAGTACGAACCTACTGTAGCACAGCCTTCTGTCCCACTGAGCATGGTAGCTACAGTACGAACCTACTGCAGCACAGCCTTCTGTCCCACTGAGCATGGTAGATACAGTACGAACCTACTGCAGCACAGCCTTCTTTCCCACTGAGCACTGAGCATGGTAGATACAGTACGAACCTACTGTAGCACAGCATTCTGTCCCACTGAGCATGGTAGGTTCAGTACGAACCTACTGCAGCACAGCCTTCTTTCCCACTGAGCACTGAGCATGGTAGGTACAGTACGAACCTACTGTAGCACAGCATTCTGTCCCACTGAGCATGGTAGGTTCAGTACAGACCTACTGTAGCACAGCCTTCTGTCCCACTGAGCATGGTAGATACAGTACGAACCTACTGTAGCACAGCCTTCTGTCCCACTGAGCATGGTAGATACAGTACGAACCTACTGCAGCACAGCCTTCTGTCCCACTGAGCATGGTAGGTACAGTACGAACCTACTGTAGCACAGCCTTCTGTCCCACTGAGCATGGTAGGTTCAGTACGAACCTACTGTAGCACAGCCTTCTGTCCCACTGAGCATGGTAGATACAGTGACGAACCTACTGTAGCACAGCCTTCTGTCCCACTGAGCATGGTAGATACAGTACGAACCTACTGTAGCACAGCCTTCTGTCCCACTGAGCATGGTAGATACAGTACGAACCTACTGCAGCACAGCCTTCTGTCCCACTGAGCATGGTAGGTACAGTACGAACCTACTGCAGCACAGCCTTCTGTCCCACTGAGCATGGTAGGTACAGTACGAACCTACTGCAGCACAGCCTTCTGTCCCACTGAGCATGGTAGATACAGTACGAACCTACTGCAGCACAGCCTTCTGTCCCACTGAGCATGGTAGGTACAGTACGAACCTACTGTAGCACAGCCTTCTTTCCCACTGAGCATGGTAGATACAGTACGAACCTACTGCAGCACAGCCTTCTGTCCCAC
Proteins encoded in this region:
- the LOC127922783 gene encoding complex I assembly factor ACAD9, mitochondrial-like, with the protein product MNINRLIALSKSVQFGKILTSNARHATKEVTLPHRTIRTHARNLAYAKDLFLGKVNKAECFPYPEIGNEELEEINSFVAPVEKFFTEEVDSKRIDHEAKIPPETLNGLKELGLFGIQVPEEYGGLGLSNTMYARLGEIISLDGSIAVTLAAHQAIGLKGILIAGSEEQKAKYLPKLASGEHVAAFCLTEPGSGSDAASIQTKATLSEDRKTYLLNGSKIWISNGGFADLMTVFARTEVVGEDGVKKDKITAFIVERAFGGITSGKPED